From a region of the Acinetobacter larvae genome:
- a CDS encoding lytic polysaccharide monooxygenase codes for MNVDVCIKRGFIMGVLAFALIPSETLAHGYVMKPESRSYACKLNKNAQCGTIIYEPQSLEGGNNFPQAGPADGKIASAGLSQFAQLNQQSPTRWSKSNITNGSYDFVWYNTTMHATKSWRYFITKNGWNPNVPLARSAFELTPFCLVNGYGRQPASQVTHRCQIPGDRSGHHVILAIWDVADTVNAFYNTIDVNIGSSTSVPPSTAVPTIWTDIGDINPIDDLNINDRVKTRVFDENGENSRLHTEIIIRSIEQGARQIWPRLLAEAINKQHTALRAGIQNSQGQIIPSNGKNDVFTSAQSGIRRVEIKLERAIENITEPPVSPQPPTQPPVTPQPPTEVPIPPTQPPVSPQPPTEVPIPPTQPPVSPQPPTEIPTPPTQPPVTPQPPTEVPTPPTQPPVTPQPPTEVPTPPTQPPVSPQPPTEVPIPPTQPSSTYHYVYPENIAKYKAGTRVLGSDGQVYQCKRFPYSGWCTIPAHQYVPATGSHWQDAWILVK; via the coding sequence ATGAATGTTGACGTTTGTATAAAACGTGGCTTCATCATGGGCGTGCTGGCCTTTGCACTCATACCGTCAGAAACCCTTGCGCACGGCTATGTTATGAAACCCGAATCACGCAGTTATGCGTGTAAACTCAATAAAAATGCTCAATGCGGTACGATTATTTATGAACCACAAAGCCTAGAAGGCGGCAATAATTTTCCTCAAGCAGGTCCGGCAGATGGGAAAATTGCCAGTGCCGGTTTGAGCCAATTTGCGCAACTCAATCAACAAAGCCCAACGCGCTGGAGTAAGAGTAATATTACAAATGGCAGTTATGATTTTGTATGGTACAACACCACCATGCATGCAACCAAAAGTTGGCGCTATTTTATCACCAAGAATGGATGGAACCCCAATGTCCCATTGGCACGTAGTGCATTTGAACTTACGCCATTTTGTCTAGTCAATGGCTATGGTCGTCAACCTGCAAGTCAAGTCACCCATCGTTGTCAGATTCCGGGTGACCGCAGTGGTCATCATGTCATTTTAGCTATATGGGATGTTGCCGATACCGTCAATGCATTCTATAACACCATTGATGTCAATATTGGTAGCAGTACATCTGTACCACCCTCTACGGCCGTTCCCACCATATGGACAGATATCGGTGATATCAATCCCATCGATGATCTCAATATCAATGACCGCGTCAAAACACGGGTCTTTGATGAAAATGGTGAAAATAGTCGTCTACACACTGAAATTATTATTCGTTCCATTGAACAGGGTGCACGGCAGATTTGGCCACGTTTATTGGCGGAAGCCATTAATAAACAACATACTGCTTTACGAGCAGGCATTCAAAATAGCCAAGGTCAGATTATCCCAAGCAATGGTAAAAATGATGTCTTTACCAGCGCGCAAAGTGGTATTCGACGCGTGGAAATTAAACTAGAACGTGCCATCGAGAATATAACCGAGCCACCTGTTAGTCCACAACCGCCAACTCAACCACCTGTTACACCACAACCACCGACGGAAGTACCGATACCGCCAACTCAACCGCCTGTTAGTCCACAACCACCGACGGAAGTACCGATACCGCCAACCCAACCACCTGTTAGTCCACAACCACCGACGGAAATACCAACACCACCAACTCAACCGCCTGTTACACCGCAACCACCGACTGAAGTACCAACACCGCCAACCCAACCGCCTGTTACACCGCAACCACCAACTGAAGTACCAACACCGCCGACTCAACCACCTGTTAGTCCACAACCACCAACTGAAGTACCGATACCGCCAACTCAACCCTCAAGTACATATCATTATGTTTATCCAGAGAATATTGCGAAGTATAAAGCGGGAACAAGAGTATTAGGCAGTGATGGTCAGGTGTACCAATGTAAACGCTTTCCTTATAGTGGTTGGTGTACCATTCCAGCTCATCAATATGTTCCTGCGACAGGGTCACATTGGCAAGATGCTTGGATTTTAGTGAAATAA
- a CDS encoding LLM class flavin-dependent oxidoreductase — MSILNIKHIALLIAGNYLDHDPYTGLNHSLDLFSYAESLGFNGAWIRQRHLESGVSSASTFLAAASQRTSAIELGAAVIQMGYESPFRLAEDLATVDILSRQRLNIGLSAGQPAHLDLIGSAVWGTGWQQQDFSYRRIEQLRHYLQGQYFGEADDLIESPAALQRPRIQPYAAGLSQRLWYGGGSFRSVTWAAEQGFNLLLGNLCSGEGHNDFYQAQSHLLAQYRRALGAQQQTRIAAGRVIVPTDSADQQSLEQYRKFAQSRQQRTLAPVGERGTVYSHDLVGRSEEIVHRLMQDPVLQQVQELRIELPYAFSHAQYQQILFDFSQKIAPYLGWEKCKKSATSTAPTAEQVLTE; from the coding sequence ATGTCCATTTTAAATATTAAGCATATTGCATTATTAATTGCTGGAAATTATTTAGATCATGATCCATATACAGGGCTCAATCATAGTCTGGATTTATTTTCCTATGCAGAAAGTCTCGGCTTTAATGGTGCTTGGATTCGACAACGCCATTTAGAATCAGGCGTTTCATCTGCGAGTACTTTTTTGGCTGCTGCCAGTCAAAGGACAAGCGCGATTGAATTGGGGGCTGCGGTTATTCAGATGGGCTATGAAAGTCCATTTCGTTTGGCTGAAGATTTGGCGACAGTGGATATTTTATCTCGGCAGCGTTTGAACATCGGTTTAAGTGCAGGACAGCCCGCGCATTTAGATTTAATTGGATCAGCCGTCTGGGGCACAGGCTGGCAGCAGCAAGATTTTTCATATCGGCGCATAGAACAACTGCGACATTATTTACAAGGTCAGTATTTTGGTGAGGCTGATGATCTAATTGAGTCTCCAGCCGCATTGCAACGCCCTCGTATACAACCTTATGCGGCAGGATTAAGTCAGCGCCTATGGTATGGTGGCGGTTCATTCCGATCAGTCACCTGGGCTGCTGAACAGGGATTCAACCTCTTATTAGGCAATCTTTGTTCTGGTGAGGGGCATAATGATTTTTATCAAGCACAATCGCATTTGTTGGCGCAATATCGCAGGGCGCTTGGCGCACAACAGCAAACGCGTATTGCAGCTGGGCGGGTGATTGTACCAACCGACAGTGCCGATCAACAAAGTCTTGAGCAATACCGAAAATTCGCGCAATCACGGCAGCAGCGAACTTTAGCGCCAGTTGGCGAACGAGGCACTGTGTATAGTCATGATCTGGTTGGTCGTAGTGAGGAAATTGTACATAGACTGATGCAAGATCCAGTGTTACAACAGGTACAAGAGCTGCGCATCGAATTACCTTATGCATTTAGCCATGCGCAATATCAACAAATTCTTTTTGATTTTAGTCAGAAAATTGCCCCTTATTTGGGATGGGAAAAGTGCAAAAAATCTGCAACATCCACAGCACCAACAGCAGAGCAGGTCCTAACAGAATAA
- a CDS encoding thioesterase family protein gives MNAYYQLIERKVAADGRVTARYCSTIHAQGAWNAHEQHMAPASGIIAAELEQFAVRDDMRIGRISFDIWGLIHFGEFSIETEIVRPGRSIELIESTLQAQGKTCIVARAWRMCTSDSRQIAGLEDQVIHQPESYAPWSGLARWPGGFIRSLHTRADPAHRAGKGTVWLNNDLAMVEGQATSDFVHLIGMIDAANGIVARQEGDFQWAFPNLDLQIHMHRYPQGQWLGLQTVQQYGADGIGLTSSVLHDIYGPFGRSEQILTLRQISKA, from the coding sequence ATGAATGCATATTATCAACTCATCGAACGTAAGGTAGCAGCAGATGGTCGAGTGACGGCACGCTATTGTTCTACCATTCATGCACAAGGCGCATGGAATGCTCATGAACAGCATATGGCACCAGCGAGCGGTATTATCGCCGCTGAATTAGAACAGTTTGCTGTGCGTGATGATATGCGGATCGGCAGGATTAGTTTTGATATTTGGGGGTTAATTCATTTTGGTGAGTTTTCTATAGAGACTGAGATTGTTCGCCCAGGTCGTAGCATTGAATTGATTGAATCGACCCTGCAAGCTCAGGGCAAAACCTGTATTGTGGCGCGTGCTTGGCGTATGTGTACCAGTGATAGTCGTCAAATTGCAGGATTAGAAGATCAAGTCATTCATCAACCCGAAAGCTATGCGCCTTGGAGCGGTTTAGCTCGCTGGCCAGGTGGTTTTATACGATCATTGCATACGCGTGCAGATCCAGCACATCGTGCGGGCAAAGGAACAGTGTGGTTAAACAATGATTTGGCAATGGTTGAAGGGCAAGCCACCAGTGACTTTGTGCATTTAATCGGCATGATAGATGCTGCCAATGGCATCGTGGCACGGCAGGAGGGCGATTTTCAATGGGCATTTCCAAATTTAGATTTGCAAATTCATATGCATCGTTATCCACAAGGGCAGTGGCTCGGTTTACAGACTGTTCAACAATATGGTGCAGATGGCATTGGTTTAACCAGTTCTGTTTTACATGATATTTATGGTCCATTTGGACGAAGTGAGCAAATCCTGACTTTAAGGCAAATTTCCAAGGCTTAA